The following is a genomic window from Chloroflexota bacterium.
GGAACTCTCTTAGATGGATGTCATAGATTCGTCGTACACGATGAAAATACACTTGTGAAAACATCGCGTATCTAGCAAGCAGCAACGCTTCTACGGAATGAAGACCGCCTTCCTCGACGCCCAAAGTAGGTTCACTTGACTGAATCTCAGTCTCTTCCGGCGCTGGAGGGAGAATCCGAAGCGTATCTATCAGTCTATAGAGGTCAAATCTACCGTATGCAACACCTGTATGATGGGAATCACGCAAGAGGTAGTCCATTCTGTCAGCGCCGAAAGCGTCTCCGACAATGATTTCTGCCAGAATGGCTTCCCAATCCGAAAAGGCCGAATCGATGAATTTGGCGCCTTCTTTGGCGCCAACGGCGAGTTTGGCAATATCATCCGTCCGCAAAGGCGGTGTTAGTTCTTGCCAGATGTCACGCATCTCTTGACTGCGAATGAACTCCACGGTTAGTCGTTCGTGGTTCCAGCCGTCCGGGAGCAACCCCTCCTTCTCGCCTGCATGAGAGAACGGCAGGTGTCCCAAGTCATGACAAAGGGCCGCTGCACGAACAACCTTGCGCCAGTACCGGAGTTCATCAGAATGTCTTAGTTCCGGCATTACTCTCCTGACCGCATCGTTCACGTTCTCCGGCTCTGTTACCACTCTGAATATTCTATCCGCCAGTTCCATCACACCTAGCGCATGTTCGAACCGCTTGTGGGTTGCACCCGGGTACACGAGGTGTGTCAATGCCAACTGGTTGACATGACGGAGACGCTGGAAGGGGCGTGAGTCAATTATCTTGCGTTCGTGAGAATCGAACTGAATGAACGTGTGAATAGCGTCTCGGATTTCGTGTGTATTCTTCACCATTAAAGTATTCACTTACTGCTAAGTGTTAAGCGCCTGCCACAGACTTTATTGTAGCAAGGAACTATAGTTCACAAGGTTTGCTAAATCGCAACGTGCCGACGGGCATGTTTCGCAACTCTGTTAACACGGCCAATTATAGATGCCGAGGTCGACGAATTACCTAGTCTTGTGCGCACTGTCTTTGGAGGACATTGTCCGGCGCCAAAATTGCTTGGTCACGTACCAAGTGTTAGTGTC
Proteins encoded in this region:
- a CDS encoding HD domain-containing protein, whose product is MVKNTHEIRDAIHTFIQFDSHERKIIDSRPFQRLRHVNQLALTHLVYPGATHKRFEHALGVMELADRIFRVVTEPENVNDAVRRVMPELRHSDELRYWRKVVRAAALCHDLGHLPFSHAGEKEGLLPDGWNHERLTVEFIRSQEMRDIWQELTPPLRTDDIAKLAVGAKEGAKFIDSAFSDWEAILAEIIVGDAFGADRMDYLLRDSHHTGVAYGRFDLYRLIDTLRILPPAPEETEIQSSEPTLGVEEGGLHSVEALLLARYAMFSQVYFHRVRRIYDIHLREFLKRWLPGGQFSISVEDMLKLTDVEVMHALRQASLESNDLGVLPNRIIRRQHFRELYQRNPDDISEGIDAATAIHRAACEEFGSENVRLDQDSKGGGIVEFPVLGRDGRIVSSVSLSQILENLPEAAIDYVFVDPNIQDSAREWLKENRKDIIESAKEQSHESIE